From a region of the Lactuca sativa cultivar Salinas chromosome 4, Lsat_Salinas_v11, whole genome shotgun sequence genome:
- the LOC111912928 gene encoding cytochrome P450 CYP82D47 has translation MDLLSSQHNYIFLHALAAVLVLVHFFLFFTKTGKNNAAPKASGASPIVGHLNLFGGSSGPTHIALGSMAVKHGPIFTVRLGVRKVLVVNSWEIAKELFTTHDVTISSRPKFTAAKILGYNYAMFGFTPYGPYWREMRKIASLQLLSSRRLEQLKDVRVSELDNSIRNIYELWKEKRDAEGKVLLDMKKWFWEFDLNVMLRMVVGKQCRGAKNKEEHNDMNRYCHVFGELFHLLGLFVVADALPFLGWLDLGGHVKAMKRVAKEVDCITGKWLEEHRIQRSAAEVIEEKDYMDVMISAVETEGLTDYDADVVIKSTCLDIIASSADTITVTLTWTLSLLLNNRFALQNVQEEIEKHVGKGRRVNDSDISKLVYLQAIVKESLRLYPAAPLAAPREFSEDCNVAGYHVTKGTWLIVNIWKIQHDPEIWSDPSEFRPERFLSGGTHAHVDVKGTNFELIPFGAGRRSCPGLAFSLQMLHILLATLLQNFDMTSTDGSTIDMTESVGLINVKASPLEVQIVPRFPSINW, from the exons ATGGatctcctctcctcgcaacataATTATATTTTCTTACATGCGCTTGCAGCTGTATTAGTGCTCGTTcatttcttcttgttcttcactAAAACTGGTAAAAACAACGCTGCACCTAAAGCAAGTGGTGCGTCGCCAATAGTAGGCCATTTGAACCTCTTTGGGGGatcttccggtcctacccacatAGCATTGGGATCCATGGCTGTAAAACACGGACCAATCTTTACAGTTCGTCTAGGAGTCCGTAAAGTATTGGTAGTGAATAGTTGGGAGATTGCTAAAGAGCTTTTCACTACCCATGATGTAACTATCTCCTCTCGCCCCAAGTTTACAGCTGCTAAGATTTTGGGATATAACTACGCCATGTTTGGATTCACTCCTTATGGTCCATACTGGCGAGAAATGCGTAAGATTGCTTCTCTTCAGCTGTTATCAAGTCGTCGCCTTGAGCAGTTAAAGGATGTTCGTGTGTCTGAACTGGATAACTCTATCAGAAACATATATGAGCTATGGAAGGAGAAGAGAGATGCGGAGGGGAAAGTGTTGCTTGATATGAAGAAATGGTTTTGGGAATTTGATTTGAATGTGATGCTAAGAATGGTTGTTGGTAAACAGTGTAGGGGGGCTAAAAACAAAGAAGAGCATAATGACATGAATAGGTATTGTCATGTATTTGGAGAACTTTTTCATTTGTTAGGCCTTTTTGTGGTTGCCGATGCACTACCTTTCCTTGGGTGGTTGGATTTAGGTGGTCATGTAAAAGCCATGAAAAGAGTTGCAAAAGAAGTTGATTGCATAACTGGGAAGTGGTTGGAGGAGCATAGGATACAGAGGAGTGCTGCGGAGGTTATCGAGGAAAAGGATTACATGGATGTGATGATCTCTGCTGTAGAAACCGAAGGCTTGACAGATTATGATGCTGATGTGGTTATTAAGTCTACATGCTTG GATATCATTGCAAGTAGCGCGGATACCATCACTGTCACTCTAACATGGACACTCTCACTGCTATTGAACAACCGCTTTGCTCTCCAAAACGTTCAAGAAGAAATAGAGAAGCATGTTGGAAAAGGTAGACGAGTTAATGATTCAGATATTAGCAAACTAGTCTACCTCCAAGCTATTGTGAAGGAGTCACTGAGGTTATACCCAGCAGCACCACTTGCAGCTCCAAGAGAATTTTCAGAAGATTGCAATGTAGCTGGGTATCATGTCACAAAAGGTACATGGTTGATTGTCAATATATGGAAGATCCAACATGACCCGGAAATCTGGTCAGATCCATCAGAATTTAGGCCTGAGAGGTTCCTTTCAGGGGGGACTCATGCACATGTAGATGTTAAGGGGACAAACTTTGAGTTAATTCCATTTGGTGCTGGAAGAAGGTCTTGTCCCGGGTTAGCTTTTTCACTTCAGATGTTGCACATTTTGTTGGCTACTTTGCTACAAAATTTTGACATGACATCTACAGACGGTTCTACTATAGATATGACTGAAAGTGTAGGATTAATAAATGTCAAGGCTTCTCCCCTTGAAGTTCAAATCGTCCCACGTTTTCCATCTATTAATTGGTGA